In Daphnia magna isolate NIES linkage group LG7, ASM2063170v1.1, whole genome shotgun sequence, a single genomic region encodes these proteins:
- the LOC116926758 gene encoding dnaJ homolog subfamily C member 3, producing MLSPNLPLVVTSAVFCMEDQSEDLIYLSAGNQELECVVEQVPKPEHDCGIRKECNEGALKVELADLMEEKEMAVSANKQLVEIIDRIKLEAMEASTAREELARQNIELQNELLRKECDLQTIEQEMKEVIFSKHHSSNNVGLMQKEIRNLKIHRKNYEERNFYLEKELADKENQRKLEHAEQHGKMEYAMAQHAKQLNDIESGNKVLVQRMVKQHQLDMDEQRVQYESATAELRKRLENEHQARLHSALEKAGAQYATNYSKACQEFQMQMRIQRNTANSHRMKAEKLATYLSECEGKLLEMETANRRLEEALHKQKETSNAYFEELNAKNQTIGQIRTFYAKLLENRDTDIEELQQRVKELEECPDKDVEVVRPDYYKLLGVERNAGTSEIKSAYYAKSRMHHPDKHRDSPDQKKHEAIFKTIKYGYEVLSNSYTRQKYNKWLDMTSVRLAHQEKYC from the coding sequence ATGCTGTCTCCGAATCTGCCCCTGGTGGTTACTAGTGCAGTGTTTTGCATGGAAGATCAATCTGAAGACCTGATTTATCTTTCTGCTGGCAACCAAGAGTTGGAATGTGTTGTCGAACAAGTGCCGAAGCCGGAACATGATTGCGGAATCCGAAAGGAGTGCAACGAAGGTGCGCTGAAGGTGGAGCTTGCTGACCTGATGGAAGAGAAGGAGATGGCTGTTTCGGCTAACAAACAACTGGTAGAAATTATCGACAGAATAAAGTTGGAAGCCATGGAGGCCAGCACTGCGCGTGAAGAGCTCGCCAGGCAAAACATCGAGCTACAAAACGAGTTACTGAGGAAGGAATGTGATCTGCAGACGATTGaacaagaaatgaaagaagTGATCTTTTCTAAGCATCACTCTTCAAACAATGTTGGTCTGATGCAGAAGGAAATCCGGAACCTCAAGATACATCGAAAGAACTATGAAGAACGTAACTTCTACCTGGAAAAGGAACTGGCCGACAAGGAGAATCAACGCAAGCTTGAACATGCCGAACAACACGGCAAGATGGAGTATGCAATGGCTCAACATGCCAAACAGCTGAATGACATTGAGTCTGGGAACAAGGTGTTAGTACAACGGATGGTTAAGCAACACCAGCTCGACATGGACGAACAACGTGTCCAGTACGAATCCGCAACGGCAGAGTTGCGCAAACGACTTGAGAACGAACACCAAGCTCGTCTCCATTCGGCATTAGAGAAGGCGGGAGCCCAATACGCGACGAACTATTCCAAGGCCTGTCAGGAGTTTCAAATGCAAATGCGAATCCAGCGTAACACTGCCAATTCGCATCGCATGAAGGCTGAGAAACTAGCCACATATCTCAGCGAGTGTGAGGGCAAACTTTTGGAGATGGAGACAGCAAATCGCCGTCtggaagaggcgctgcacAAGCAGAAGGAGACATCAAATGCTTATTTCGAAGAACTGAACGCTAAAAATCAAACTATTGGCCAAATACGCACCTTTTACGCAAAATTGCTCGAAAACCGTGATACGGATATTGAGGAATTGCAACAAAGAGTCAAAGAATTGGAGGAATGCCCTGACAAGGACGTAGAAGTAGTCAGACCTGATTACTACAAACTCTTGGGAGTCGAGCGTAACGCTGGAACGAGTGAGATTAAGTCGGCATATTATGCCAAATCGCGGATGCACCATCCCGACAAGCATCGAGACTCGCCCGACCAGAAAAAGCACGAGgctatttttaaaactattaaataTGGCTATGAAGTCTTATCTAATAGCTATACACGccaaaaatacaacaaatggCTCGACATGACATCAGTCCGATTAGCGCACCAAGAGAAATATTGTTAG
- the LOC116926766 gene encoding sulfotransferase 1E1-like, producing the protein MSLSNDNNFNQLQLRVQFYSMPQNEWKKLRPHFPGYTSGLVKSEPGKFVMNPLYGFHAEKLYRMQPRRDDVWLLGFPKCGTTWTSELIWLLMNNCDTARASATHLIFRTPCIELPFLTSETELSPQMMNMLNAIEKMQSPRVLKSHLPFYLLHPDLLDTSKVVYIARNPKDAIVSFYHHTKLVKRHNFQGTLEEFAEYFMEDEILCSPFFPHVLDAWSKRHHPHLHFMFFEDLKKNLRGEIEKVADFLGQSPSNEQLGKITNHLRFDNLKHNDSVNNELGKRTGFMNKDGNFMRKGKTGDWKNHFGPELNSKIDKWIERNLRGSDLTFITELEQQD; encoded by the exons ATGTCTCTGTCCAACGACAACAACTTTAACCAGCTCCAGCTGAGAGTCCAGTTTTACAGCATGCCCCAAAAtgaatggaaaaaactacgaCCCCATTTCCCTGGTTACACGTCCGGACTGGTGAAGAGTGAGCCGGGCAAATTCGTCATGAATCCATTGTACGGATTCCACGCGGAAAAGTTGTACCGGATGCAGCCACGGAGGGACGACGTCTGGTTGCTCGGTTTCCCTAAATGCG GTACAACTTGGACGTCCGAACTAATCTGGTTGTTAATGAACAATTGCGACACGGCGAGAGCAAGTGCCACGCATCTCATTTTTCGAACGCCGTGTATCGA GCTACCCTTCTTGACATCGGAAACTGAATTATCACCGCAAATGATGAACATGTTGAACGCAATCGAAAAGATGCAATCTCCGCGTGTACTCAAAAGTCACTTGCCTTTTTACTTGCTCCATCCGGATTTACTCGATACTTCCAAA GTGGTTTACATTGCGCGCAATCCCAAAGATGCAATCGTCTCGTTTTATCATCACACGAAATTAGTGAAACGACATAACTTTCAGGGGACCTTGGAAGAATTCGCTGAATATTTCATGGAAGATGAAA TATTGTGCTCGCCATTTTTCCCTCATGTCCTGGACGCTTGGTCGAAACGACATCACCCCCATTTGCATTTCATGTTCTTCGAAGATTTGAAAAAG AATTTACGAGGCGAAATCGAAAAGGTGGCTGATTTTCTTGGCCAATCTCCCAGCAATGAACAACTCGGAAAGATAACGAACCATTTGCGTTTCGACAATCTCAAGCACAACGATTCAGTCAATAACGAATTGGGTAAACGGACTGGTTTCATGAACAAGGATGGAAATTTCATGCGAAAAG GTAAAACTGGAGATTGGAAAAATCATTTCGGCCCAGAGTTGAATTCTAAAATCGATAAGTGGATCGAAAGAAATTTGAGGGGAAGCGATTTGACCTTCATCACCGAATTGGAACAGCAAGACTAA
- the LOC116926760 gene encoding glutamate receptor ionotropic, delta-2, with protein sequence MKSTYLELLFSLLCLVARCQCQNINGHLRVASCHIQNSSVHLSSPSANKLSLIEAKLIGMLAVYLNFTYEIHTPTDVLQLGSPLKMNDEGSWTGVLGQIVRHEVDLTTSFGPQLYSRSRNVDITVPVIVDNIVIIVPYPQQHSDILDMFDMFSPLFWTSFIAVNFIVGYAIYCVAFLKRAEDKHVLAYQNVLMKGVGITLGQGGDFRHHSLPCRMIVGSWLFAILVFNNAFTGSLISMITNQKFQYVIQSIEDVATDEDVCTTAHHQRIQYTFRIQGIHRTHFSKNL encoded by the exons ATGAAATCAACGTATCTGGAgctcttgttttctttgctCTGTTTGGTTGCACGTTGTCAATGCCAAAATATCAACGGCCATCTACGCGTTGCCAGTTGTCAC ATCCAAAATAGCTCGGTTCATTTATCTAGCCCATCAGCTAACAAATTAAGTTTAATTGAAGCTAAGCTTATTGGCATGCTCGCCGTGTACCTAAACTTCAC GTACGAAATTCACACTCCAACGGACGTGCTGCAACTGGGCTCGCCCTTAAAAATGAACGACGAGGGATCCTGGACTGGAGTGTTGGGACAAATCGTCCGCCAT GAAGTCGATTTGACTACTTCTTTTGGTCCTCAGTTATATTCAAGAAGCAGAAATGTTGACATTACCGTACCGGTAATCGTTGATAACATAGTAATCATAGTCCCGTACCCACAACAGCATAGCGATATTCTTGATATGTTCGACATGTTCTCACCTTTG TTCTGGACTTCGTTTATCGCAGTAAATTTTATCGTCGGATACGCTATTTATTGCGTGGCATTCCTAAAACGAGCCGAAGACAAACATGTGTTAGCCTATCAGAACGTACTGATGAAGGGCGTAGGAATAACTCTAGGGCAAG GAGGGGATTTCAGGCATCATTCGCTACCCTGTCGGATGATCGTAGGTTCTTGGCTTTTTGCTATATTGGTGTTTAATAACGCCTTCACTGGGTCGTTGATTTCAATGATAACGAATCAAAAGTTCCAGTATGTAATCCAATCTATTGAAGACGTGGCAACCGACGAAGACGTATGTACAACCGCTCATCATCAACGAATCCAGTACACATTCCGAATTCAAG GAATCCACCGAACCCATTTTTCGAAAAATCTTTAA
- the LOC116926765 gene encoding RING finger protein nenya, whose protein sequence is MDWIHCNDCFKQPYSSPNTLFVLTSCARIQCSDCNSSKSCINRDCKPCKSQNYNAVPLDESIPSAVEDFFRDPLDHLKRFLKVYDFQRNHRDQLLKRQTEQQKQVASQTTQWQRTTTDLQSQVQKYRSEVQDTKEENMALKLKIQELENTLAKERRSVAPDLYQNIRNYQADPKKRIAPTPSTGDRASDDRNMISWQQKVPGIPTNPPDRPGPIRQRYVPTQQHQPYKSRVPHQFLNVETPAYFPSYSSTPAAMARPSVPAATPKNALSSFPTPIVHRPRQSVMAPPMPIQVQKQHISDSSQLHSAQQRKRAGSYNNRVYAFMSEAARQALTPEPLQAKKL, encoded by the exons ATGGATTGGATACACTGCAACGACTGTTTCAAGCAACCGTACTCGAGCCCCAACACATTGTTCGTCCTTACATCGTGCGCCCGTATCCAGTGTTCCGACTGCAATTCATCAAAATCAT GTATTAACAGAGATTGCAAACCATGCAAAAGTCAAAATTACAATGCCGTCCCACTCGACGAATCCATCCCATCGGCAGTCGAAGACTTTTTTCGCGACCCGTTAGATCATCTGAAAAGATTCCTTAAAGTTTACGATTTCCAAAGGAATCATCGAGACCAACTGCTAAAACGCCAAACCGAACAG CAAAAACAGGTGGCTTCACAAACTACCCAGTGGCAACGAACCACAACAGACCTACAAAG TCAGGTGCAAAAATACAGATCTGAAGTACAAGACACCAAGGAGGAGAATATGGCACTCAAGTTGAAAATACAGGAATTGGAAAATACTTTGGCGAAAGAACGCAG GTCAGTGGCTCCTGATTTATACCAAAACATTAGGAACTATCAGGCAGATCCTAAAAAGAGAATTGCCCCAACTCCCTCTACAGGTGATAGGGCTTCGGACGATCGCAACATGATTTCGTGGCAACAGAAAGTTCCAGGAATTCCAACAAATCCACCAGATCGTCCGGGCCCAATACGCCAGCGCTACGTGCCCACCCAACAACACCAGCCCTATAAATCTCGAGTACCCCACCAGTTTTTAAACGTCGAAACGCCAGCCTATTTTCCTTCCTACTCTTCCACGCCGGCAGCAATGGCTCGACCAAGTGTCCCCGCCGCGACTCCGAAGAATGCTCTTTCATCATTTCCTACTCCGATTGTCCATCG GCCCCGTCAATCTGTCATGGCTCCTCCAATGCCGATCCAAGTCCAAAAGCAACATATTTCCGATTCTTCGCAGCTACATTCAGCACAACAACGGAAGCGAGCCGGATCGTACAACAATAGAGTTTACGCATTTATGTCGGAAGCGGCTCGCCAAGCTCTTACTCCGGAACCTCTGCaagcaaaaaaattataa
- the LOC116926757 gene encoding U3 small nucleolar RNA-associated protein 6 homolog: MAEFVDLRLEEMLPELEEMQRVELFTEQEIKAVVKKRRDFEYKLQKHTKAKEDYLKYIQYEINLLMLVRLRRNRTGFQFKKPEIDHAIGNRINKMFMYATSRFPSDLKIWLSHIEFCKRMRWTSSITRIFVRLLAVKSNEPSLWIMAAKWEFEENGSAANGRGLLLRALRFHPESIQLYTEAFRLELLEADRLRKRRQVLGLSCEPDLPDNETDTDNILDGRVAVLFYNDAKKAVKSAADLLPFLAVAKEFDFTAELQATIFRDMQVEHSEDEITWDTIARHALEKDPNDKEMKLKDRIELCCSTYEEAIERIDTPKMWQLYVDTLFVLGENEIIRPKIRQRIHHVCYRALTNRKLSDQQLIDWTNMLENDQFSGYQLKTVLTEGVKQFPKNATLWTKALKAELEQKEEEPLFQIDTGAADEPEPAADEEATAVSIELPAVFWEAIKALGSTSDSIAVWETAIEHFEALSNQNSKALQTVENLYQKAVNVEPPIGKHFKPLYLNWVATSKGREEAQKLYQSQASLPPLVLDFHYTIIDLELKEAHPNLEFIRKVYEKAAMQFGQKNKEIWLRFIRFELERGDPTRVGNLHHRAKMTLDRTLADDFLVQYTLLQLQA; this comes from the exons ATGGCGGAATTTGTGGACTTAAGGCTCGAAGAAATGCTCCCCGAGCTGGAGGAGATGCAACGAGTGGAACTATTTACTGAGCAAGAAATTAA AGCGGTGGTGAAAAAGCGTCGAGATTTCGAATATAAACTCCAAAAGCACACTAAAGCGAAAGAAGACTACCTAAAGTATATACAGTATGAAATAAATTTACTGATGCTCGTCCGATTAAGACGAAAT AGAACTGGTTTTCAGTTCAAGAAACCTGAAATAGATCATGCCATTGGCAATCGTATCAACAAAATGTTTATGTATGCCACTTCTCGTTTTCCAAGTGACTTGAAAATTTGGTTGTCACACATAGAGTTTTGCAAACGAATG cgCTGGACAAGTAGCATTACCAGAATATTTGTCCGCTTGTTGGCTGTCAAAAGCAATGAACCTTCATTATGGATCATGGCTGCAAAATGGGAGTTTGAAGAGAATGGATCGGCGGCAAATGGCAGAGGCTTGCTTTTGAGGGCATTAAGGTTTCACCCGGAAAGCATTCAGCTGTACACTGAG GCTTTTCGTCTCGAGCTTCTTGAGGCAGACCGTCTACGAAAACGGAGACAAGTTCTAGGTCTTAGTTGTGAACCAGACTTACCTGACAATGAGACAGATACTGATAATATTTTGGATGGAAGAGTTGCTGTTCTATTTTACAACGATGCCAAGAAAGCTGTCAAGTCAGCCGCCGATCTTCTTCCTTTCCTTGCCGTAGCCAAAGAATTTGATTTCACTGCTGAACTTCAAGCAACCATCTTTAG aGATATGCAAGTCGAGCACAGCGAAGATGAAATCACCTGGGATACCATAGCCAGGCACGCGCTTGAAAAAGACCCTAATGACAAAGAAATGAAGCTGAAAGATAGGATAGA GCTCTGCTGTTCCACGTACGAGGAAGCCATTGAACGCATAGACACACCCAAAATGTGGCAACTATACGTCGACACGCTCTTTGTTTTGGGCGAAAATGAGATCATCCGACCGAAAATCCGCCAGCGAATTCACCACGTCTGTTATCGTGCGCTCACGAATCGAAAATTGTCGGATCAGCAACTGATTGACTGG ACAAATATGCTGGAAAACGATCAATTCTCCGGCTACCAATTGAAAACGGTGTTGACTGAGGGCGTGAAGCAATTTCCCAAGAACGCCACCCTTTGGACGAAAGCATTAAAAGCCGAGCTTGAGCAGAAGGAAGAAGAACCTCTCTTTCAAATTGACACTGGAGCGGCCGACGAGCCGGAACCGGCTGCTGATGAAGAAGCAACAGCTGTTTCGATTGAACTTCCGGCTGTTTTCTGGGAAGCAATCAAAGCGCTTGGATCTACATCCGATTCGATTGCCGTTTGGGAAACGGCAATCGAACATTTCGAAGCGCTCAGCAACCAAAATAGCAAAGCTCTCCAAACAGTAGAAAATCTTTACCAGAAAGCTGTTAACGTAGAGCCCCCAATTGGCAAACATTTCAAACCTCTCTATCTTAACTGGGTTGCTACTAGCAaag GCCGAGAAGAAGCACAGAAATTGTATCAATCCCAGGCTTCACTGCCGCCATTGGTGCTGGACTTCCACTACACGATTATTGATTTGGAACTGAAAGAGGCTCATCCCAACTTGGAATTCATCCGAAAGGTTTACGAGAAAGCTGCCATGCAATTTGGCCAGAAGAATAAAG AAATCTGGCTTCGTTTCATCCGATTCGAATTGGAACGCGGGGATCCGACTCGCGTCGGCAATTTGCATCATCGAGCCAAGATGACACTGGATCGCACGCTAGCGGATGACTTCCTGGTCCAGTACACGCTGCTCCAGCTGCAAGCTTAG